The following proteins are encoded in a genomic region of Natrinema sp. DC36:
- a CDS encoding alkaline phosphatase, which yields MRRRQFVTALGATGLLGATGSAGAHSDAAASRLGGGVENVIVLIGDGMGFDPIEVTSVVHGDLSLQSMTGVGYTRTSSRSGEVTDSAAAGTALATGHKAYNGQLSVRGDADDDDPTPLLTQLELAQARGKATGLVSTTRITHATPAAYASHVPDRDMEEAIAAQYAESDVDVLMGGGRREFDDALLERMRESGYEVLFDAADLESASGDRLLGLFDDSHVTYTLDRDESIPSLPEMTATAVDRLEEDDDGFFLLVEGGRIDHAEHGNDVQTTVAETEEFDAVVDWALEYAENRDDTLVVVTSDHETGGLATGSGYGSPIEAEAIRNAEASNAAIAAAIEAGTPIREAVDGRVDVDLTDEDVERIADARGAEGPYALSNELGAVLSDHLGVSWASNVHTGPAQTVMAAGPHVDPFNGWIHHTDLSVTVAALLLFGRLPRVSDARRDSWERRIARTGPSSRLDAWLALEYVGPVTDDVTDALDVDGNGVVDYRDVLLILENREDIPAPSSEAGRRRESISSVHDF from the coding sequence ATGCGACGACGACAGTTCGTTACGGCCCTGGGTGCGACTGGACTGCTCGGTGCAACTGGCTCGGCCGGCGCACACTCCGACGCCGCCGCCAGCCGTCTCGGCGGAGGCGTCGAGAACGTGATCGTCCTGATCGGCGACGGCATGGGATTCGATCCGATCGAAGTCACGTCGGTCGTCCACGGGGACCTCTCGCTGCAGTCGATGACCGGCGTCGGCTACACGCGGACCAGCTCCCGGAGCGGCGAGGTGACCGACTCGGCGGCCGCCGGAACCGCGCTCGCGACCGGTCACAAGGCGTACAACGGGCAGCTGTCGGTCCGCGGCGACGCCGACGACGACGATCCGACGCCGCTGTTGACCCAGCTCGAGCTCGCACAGGCGCGGGGCAAAGCGACCGGACTCGTATCGACGACTCGGATCACCCACGCGACGCCGGCCGCCTACGCCTCGCACGTCCCCGACCGCGACATGGAGGAGGCGATCGCGGCACAGTACGCCGAGAGCGACGTCGACGTGCTCATGGGCGGCGGCCGTCGCGAGTTCGACGACGCGCTGCTTGAGCGGATGCGAGAGTCGGGCTACGAGGTCCTGTTCGACGCCGCCGACCTCGAGTCGGCGAGCGGAGACAGGCTGCTCGGGCTATTCGACGACAGCCACGTCACCTACACGCTCGACCGCGACGAGTCGATCCCGTCGCTGCCCGAGATGACTGCGACCGCCGTCGATCGGCTCGAGGAGGACGACGACGGCTTTTTCCTGTTGGTCGAGGGCGGGCGCATCGACCACGCCGAGCACGGGAACGACGTTCAGACGACGGTTGCCGAGACCGAAGAGTTCGACGCGGTCGTCGACTGGGCGCTCGAGTACGCCGAGAACCGAGACGACACGCTGGTCGTCGTCACGTCCGACCACGAGACTGGCGGTCTGGCGACCGGCAGCGGCTACGGGTCGCCGATCGAGGCCGAGGCGATCCGGAACGCGGAGGCGAGCAACGCGGCCATCGCTGCGGCCATCGAGGCCGGCACCCCGATCCGCGAGGCGGTCGACGGACGCGTCGACGTCGATCTCACCGACGAGGATGTCGAACGGATCGCGGACGCCAGAGGCGCCGAGGGCCCATACGCCCTCTCCAACGAACTCGGCGCGGTCCTCTCCGACCACCTCGGCGTCTCGTGGGCCTCGAACGTTCACACGGGTCCGGCGCAGACGGTGATGGCCGCCGGTCCCCACGTCGACCCGTTCAACGGCTGGATCCACCACACCGACCTCTCGGTGACCGTCGCCGCCCTGTTGCTGTTCGGCCGACTTCCCCGCGTCTCCGACGCCCGGCGTGACTCCTGGGAGCGAAGGATCGCCCGAACGGGACCATCGAGCCGGCTCGACGCCTGGCTCGCCCTCGAGTACGTCGGCCCCGTCACCGACGACGTGACCGACGCACTCGACGTCGACGGCAACGGCGTGGTCGACTACCGGGACGTCCTCCTGATCCTCGAGAACCGGGAGGACATCCCCGCGCCGTCGTCGGAAGCCGGCCGCCGCCGCGAGTCGATCAGCTCGGTCCACGACTTCTGA
- a CDS encoding class I SAM-dependent methyltransferase codes for MVPDRFGPLEANDGADPLGRAMLAHYRDEPGRLIYRDGADVRDGNVAEFYFSSPESWDRETIAALERLADAEPVLDVGCDAGNHLLWWADRGVDAVGVDASPNAVLAARERCEVRRTSRRSGEAAERGLEDVLVGDMFDLPVPTDAFGAVHAVGTQIGLGRSLAGVRELLAEFDRVTDDGGVAVVDNYDPTRLDAEFFGYRSDPREGVAHRCFHLEFEGERADGERFREVGRTLQFLLCSSARFREATTGTPWAVTDVLRSEAHYRAVLAKSDPKPHR; via the coding sequence ATGGTCCCGGACCGGTTCGGACCGCTCGAGGCGAACGACGGAGCGGACCCGCTCGGCCGAGCGATGCTCGCTCACTACCGCGACGAACCGGGACGGCTCATCTATCGCGACGGGGCGGACGTACGGGACGGTAACGTCGCCGAGTTCTACTTCTCGAGTCCCGAGTCGTGGGACCGGGAGACGATCGCCGCGCTCGAGCGCCTCGCCGACGCCGAGCCGGTCCTCGACGTGGGGTGTGACGCGGGGAACCACCTCCTGTGGTGGGCCGATCGGGGCGTCGACGCGGTCGGCGTTGACGCGAGTCCAAATGCGGTCTTGGCCGCCCGCGAGCGGTGCGAGGTCCGCAGGACCTCGAGGCGGAGCGGCGAAGCCGCGGAGCGCGGACTCGAGGACGTTCTCGTCGGCGACATGTTCGATCTGCCGGTGCCGACGGACGCGTTCGGAGCCGTCCACGCCGTCGGCACGCAGATCGGCCTCGGCCGCTCGCTGGCCGGCGTCCGCGAACTGCTCGCCGAGTTCGATCGCGTCACCGACGACGGCGGGGTCGCGGTCGTCGATAACTACGATCCGACGCGGCTGGACGCGGAGTTCTTCGGCTACCGATCCGACCCTCGCGAGGGAGTCGCTCACCGGTGTTTCCACCTCGAGTTCGAGGGCGAGCGGGCGGACGGCGAACGATTCCGCGAGGTCGGGCGGACGCTGCAGTTCCTGCTGTGCTCGTCCGCCCGGTTCCGCGAGGCGACGACGGGGACGCCGTGGGCCGTGACCGACGTTCTGCGATCGGAGGCCCACTACAGAGCGGTTCTGGCGAAATCGGATCCGAAACCGCATCGGTAG